gtgatgggtatgaaggagggcacttgacaTGATgaacactgtgtgttatatgtaagtgatgagccactaaattctactcctgaaacaaatattacactatatgttaaccagaacttaaataaaaatttgaaaaaaaaataataacaataaaaatagcaTATCTATCTGTTCAATCTTTCAAATCATTGTCTAATTTTTTGGGTATCAACAGAAAACACACCAATAAATAAAGAGCTCTGAGATACACTggaagtatatttttttcttatatattaagcTGAAGTTGAGAGGTACAGCTCTATTCTGTTAGGGCATTTCAAGTAACAGCTTTCTGTTGCCCTGCATTACCTAGGGCAGGATTCAGCAACTACAGCCTGAGAATCAAATTCTGCTGCCACCTACTTTTGTAAGTAAAATTCCATTGGAGCTCTGCTACctccattcatttatgtattttctgtgGCTGTTTTCACCTTACAGTGGTAGaactgagtagttgtgacagagatcacatagcCTACAAAACCTGAAATAGGTACTATCTGGCCCTGTATAGAAAAAAGTCTCCTAGCCCTTGCCATTGGGTGTTGTCCTCATCTACATGGTCAGTGCTAGCTCTCCACCAAAGAACCCACATTCCAGGATAGGGGAAGAGAACAAAAGaccaaatggaaggaaaaaaattgcatttccaAAGACCAACTTGAACTTGCACATATTATGTCTCATTTACTCTATGGTCATGGGTTAGACATGCTCAGCAAAAATGCAGTGGGTCAGAAATGTGCCCAGCTAACATATGTGTGGGTGGGTCtgttactaaaaggaaaaagagtaagtAGATACTGCAGAATGCTAAGCGTTTTCTGCCACAGacatggggggcgggggagtggcAGTACAGTTGGAAATAAGAGTAGAAAGGATAAATCTCTTGAAACATCGCcttcattgaataaatattgaCGATTAGGAGCACATCACAAAGTAGAAGCCTGCCTTTCAGGAATTTTGCCTCTTCCTTACTTATTCCTAGTGAAATGTAATTCACTCCAAAACTGGtaatgcttatattttaaagagcgatcatcagggcacctgggtagctcagtcgtcaagcatctgcctttgggtcaggtcatgatcccagcgtcctatgATCCatcccctcatcaggctccctgctaagcaggaagcctgcttctccctctcccactcccccttgtgttccctctctctgtgtgtctctgtcaaacaaataaataacatttaaataaataaataaacaaaagtaaagagCAGATcgtcatattttatatttgttttctttcagtgacGAGAAATATGCCTTCAGTCTGGGCAAGGGTATCGTTAGCCTGGTATGTATGCCTCCTCTGCAGAGCCTCTTTATAACACACCTCAGTGTAATTGCAGTGATAGTATCTACAGATTCAGTTGCTTCAGGAGCATTTTTacacctcctttccctcttcctgacACACATATTCAATGTAAACAAGATATGTGCTCACTAACTAGATATTCATTTACATGCTTGAATGCCTTATGTTAGCAAATCCCCGAAGGAATGTGAAGACAGGCATATTAAATAGGGCAGAGTCAGCAACTACAGTTCAACAGTTAAATCCAGCCCACTACCTGATGTTGTAAATAAAGTTTCAGAGACCACAgccattctttttcatttacatattgtctatggctacCTTTATACTACAAAAGCAAAGCTGAGTAGTTCCATAGAGATTGTACAACCTGTAAAAAGCCTACATTTCTATTTTGCCAATTAAAGAGAAAGTTTGCCAATCCCTAAACGATGGCATTCTGAGGAGTCCTTACGTTCATTTGAACTCAGGATTATAAGTAAAATAGCAAGAAGTTAATTTGAAGGTAAGCAAGAATTTAACTCTAAGTATAGACAGACCCTAGAATTGATATTTATATGTCTTGAAATTTTTTCCTGGAGCTTCTAAGGGCAGAAAAGGTACTGATTTCCTTTGGAAATACTTTAACAAGATGAATAAGTTTAATGAGGATTAATGGTTCCTTCCAATGGGATGAACTGTTTCatatcatttatataaacttACTACATTTACTATGTATATTTACTGTGAAATCAAATATccacaaaaccatttttttttaattttttaaagactatttatttatttatttatttgccagaggaagggggagaaagaacacaagcaggcagagcagtaggcagagggagagggagaagcagatggtccccccatatggggctccatcccagggccctgagatcatgacctgaaccaaaggcagatgtttaacctctgggccactcaggtgcccctccaaaaaaattatttgaaaattagagATGTTTcaaaataagcagagaaaaacaatttcacttatttctgtttcacatttataaacaaaaaatagagtgAATCATTACAACttagattttaacatttttgctcTAACTGTGTCACCATGATTAGAACCTTGTAGGATAAACTGAAGTTATTGTGATATAAGCAGAAGTGTtaatcttgggattttttttagcttttggggtattttgtaaaaatttgGGGATGTTTTTTATTGCTACAGacataagacattttaaataaattccctaatattttaatattgatatttCAACCCAATCCTATGCATTGGGTTCCATTAATTTTGTTGCATTCTTTTGTGATAAGGTTATTGAAATATTCATACCTTTCCATAAAATCATGAAGAATTTTAGTCCAAGAAAATAGCTTCTGACacctattttattaaattttacttttaaatatctcTCATGTTTCCCTTCAGTAAGTGTCCTAATATATTCTGTTGTCAAACTAGATTCTTACAGTATgaggtatttaatccatttacatttgcatttaaaagagaaaagtcatgagaaatatttaacaactaaaaatcaatgataaaataTGTCCAAATACTGAATAACACATTAAGTTAAACAAGAACTAGAAAGCATGTTACTGcttgtcaaaacaaaacaaaaaaataattctcccATTTAGTTATCCTTTAGCTACTGCTGAAattccaattcattttttttttaatttctcagtctTCTCTTGAAAGAAGTTGAGTAAAAATCAGTAGGTAATCGTAATCAAGGACCTCATATTCATTAACATCTTTCAGGAATATATATTTCAATTCTTCTCTGCCTGAGTTATCACAATGCACATTGGAGCATAAAGAAAGaatgcaagagaaaagaaaatcaaccacaGGACAAAAGAGCAAGGGAGAACACAGACACAAATGGGTTAAAAGAacgaatgaatgagagaaaaggaaaaattcaagacGATACTGCTTTAATAGTATCTAGGAGTACACAGGGGAAGGCTCGGAAGAAAATTGTGCTGACCTGTAAGAAATAGGCTGTTTCTGGGAGCTGTCCAATGTACTAACCGAACGGCTAGAACACAACTTACCTCCTTAGTAGGAATTGTCTTCAGGGATTCTTCCTTGAAACAAGGCATCTCTTTACTCATCTTTTACAGCTATTTCTTCTAAGCCATCTTTAAAACGATTTTCCAATATATTACTCTACCCTTCCGTGACTTCTTAAAAATCCCTACACCgaataattaagtaaatatagCCAGTggcaaaaaaaggaaacatgaacccgtctttgttaaaatattaaagataatatGAAAtcagtaaaatttcattttcttatactaaattttaaatttcctttcatctCAAAAACATGATCTAACGATAACTTTTAAATCTCCCTTAAATTGAACTCATATAGTTTCCACTCTTAAGTCCTGTAGGGCAGCACAAATCAATGAGGAAAACAAGCCAGAAGGACGTGAGGATTTATCTTTGTTCACAAATACCGATGGGCAATTTAAAAGTCGAAAGACTTCACAACAGAGGGCTGATCGACCCATTGGCCTATCAAAGGGTAAATCGCATTATTGAAAGGAGATTGAAGTTGTTTTGTttgggcgcggggggggggggcgggtggcgAGGGTTTGCTTTGCCCCCCACGCTGGGGTTACATAGTTAAGTACATTCAGAGAAAATATTAGGAttcccccccccattttattgcCATCATAACTTTTGCCCTGAAGTAATTTCTTCCACTTTACATGAGTAGGAGATAAGTAGGGAAGGGAAACTCAAGTATCTGTTGTTAGGGTGATTACAACAAAACGGACTTTAGAAGTCGGGTTTGTAACACCGCAGGAGAGCTGTTTCGATGCTCTGGAAGGAGAAAGCCGGTTCCAACAGCGACTCTGGGGAATGCGCTCTCCGCCCCCACCTACCGTGCTTACTTAAGCTAATGGAAGATCCTGCCTTTCAGTAGCGGCTGCACTGGGATACCAGACAAACAGCTCCCCTCGACCCCTGACAGACAGGGCCCCTCTTCAGGACATCATTAAAAGCACATGCACTTATTTCACACCCATTGGCAGCCTCCGGTGGCAAGACTCAGGACTCCTACTCTGAAGCCAAGGAGAAGCCAGAGTGGTGGAAAACATCCTCGCTTTGAAAATCCAAAGCTAAATTAAAAGAGCTACATGAGATAAGGAGCCTGAAGAATATTAGTTGGCTGCGGGGATGAGGAGAGGCACAAAAAGCACAGCAGGTAAGAGGCTGGGGGTTGTTGCCAAAGTGTCCCAGGTGGCTCATGGAAAAGGATCTCAGAATTGGAGGCCTGTCCCTTTGAGACTTCCACGCGTGCTCAAGCTTGTCTTCTTCCATCAGTTTCGAGACGACGACATTGTCAGAGCCTTCCCTATCGGTGCCACTAATCCTGTTATCATCTTggttataaatattaattcccCTGGCCTTTCGGTGATGGTGCCGCGTCAGATTCAGAGCTGTTAGGAGTCTCGCCCCTCGCTGCAAGAAACCGATGCGAGGCAAGGCCAAGCTGATGCGATGGCGGCCCAACCGGAGAGGTGCGTGGACGCCAGCGTGCTGGACTTCGTCGCAGACCTGTCCCTGGCCTCCCCTGGGCACCCTCTCCTCTGCGACTTCGCACCCGGGGTTCCCTTTGGGGACCCGGACCTTGTGCTCCGAGAGGGAAGACGCAGGAGGCTGGCACGTTTTGAGGAGGAGGATCCAGAAGAGGAGGGCGAAGTAGacgagggggaggaggaggaggaggaagaggagcctggGAGAGGCGCCTCCCCGCTGGGCCGTCCCAAGAGGAAAAGGGTGATCACCTATGCCCAGCGCCAGGCAGCCAACATCCGCGAAAGGAAGCGGATGTTCAACCTCAATGAGGCCTTCGACCAGCTGCGAAGGAAGGTGCCCACTTTTGCTTACGAGAAGAGGCTGTCCCGAATCGAGACCCTACGCCTGGCCATCGTCTACATTTCCTTCATGACCGAGCTCTTGGAGAGCTGCGAAAAGAAGGATACCGGCTGAGCCAGAGCGGGAGAGAGGGGTCTGCGCCCTCCTCCCGGACGCGCCCAGGCTTGGCGTGCTTCGGGACCAGCAGGGTGTGGCCGACAGGCCAGGAGGGACTCTTCAAGGCAGAATGTCTGGCCTTCTGGAGTTTGGTTCAGGGTTGCGAAATCCCCACAGCCCTCAAGAAGTGGCAGCCGTAGAGTTAATAGACACGCGAACACTCTCAATTGGAGTCTGGGGCAGGGGCGGGCGGGGCGCCTTACGAGTTCGAACGCGCGGGGCTATAGACGCGAGCGCCGGGACACGGCTTCGGCCGGCCTGTTGGCGAGGAGCTAATCCTCTCCCCAAACTGCAGATTTCCGGGGCTTCTGTAGAGTCCAaactcttgtgttttctttaaaaaaagaaaggaaggaaggaaggaagaaaagaaaaaattaaatagatgttcttacttttttttttttttttttttttttttttttaagcctcaaGAGTTAGTGTTGCCCAATCCCCAATCCCGGGCAGGCACGCCGCTCCCGCCCGCGcgttttttgggggggcacctaCAACAGAATCATTGGCAAAGCGTTCGGGTGCGGGTCTTCAGAGAAGCCAAGGGGCTCCGGACCTCGGGTCTGATCCTCTTTGGCTTGTctaaagagagacagaaggaaggagatgagGACGGAAGGAGAGTCCAGGGGACAGGCGACCTCTGAGAAGGGACATTATTCTCGCCTCTCTTCCCCTTAATTTCCAGAACCAGAAACCTTGTTCGGGTCGCTCCAGGAGACCAAAGCTTGACCCCGGAGGTGGACCGAAGGAGCTCGGTTTCAGAGGGCAGGAATGCTCCCGGGCTTGCCCGGATCCTCGGCTCTCCGAACTTTGGCCACCGAGCGGGGCTTACCCCCTGCGCTTCCGGGAAAATGACCTGGTCTTCCCAGGTGCAGCGCAGTTTGAGTGCGCACTTTACAATTTTTAGCTGTAGGTAGAAAAGACAGCTTTCTTTCTAGCTGCATCTAGGAACAGGCAAAGCAAAAACTCCATTCTTCGACTTTGGAAAATATATGTGATGGAGAGGAGGTTTGAAGCAGGACCTAGGCGAGAGTCTACCTCCAGTTTGGACCCTCTGCCACTCCATGGTTTTGCTTTGTGGGCGACCTGAACTGGGGTTGTTCAGATAGGAGTAGGTAAGTGAGGAGGAACCTGAGTTAACAAGTACCGCCTAACCATAAATTCAGAAGTTCGAAAGGATAAATCCTAATACTTTATTTTGCCTCTTCACATCGCACAcctttgcacacacacatacacaatacacacacacacacacacacacacacacaattctccCTCTTTACCTTTAggaatataatacatttttattaataagtaCGATATACTCACTCTAGAAAGTTTGGAaaacataagttaaaaaaaattttaaatcacttcACAATGCCACAgttagcatttttatttccttctacttttttctttctgtacagATATAAACTGAATACGCTTAACAAATTTGAGATACTTTTGGATACAGATCTTTTTCCATTCAGCAATATAGAATGAGCACCTTTCCCCTGGCTTTAAATACTATTCATACATAATTTTGATTACTGTATTTTGTCATAACGACGTATCATAATTTAATGCCAGTTCTTTACAAGTAGATAGGTAAgatacttcctttaaaaaaaaaaaatgatgcaaagagcattcttttaaatgtcttctctGCCTGTGGTTAGGTAACTAGAAGTAAAATTTCTTCATCACATGAACATTTAAGTTTGTGGCTACAAATGGCCAGATTGTCTTCCCAGGTGGGTTTTGCCAGTTCATACTCCTGCCCACCAGCACTGCAGTGACTTGCTTGTCTCTCAAGTGTCTTCATTTAAAACTTGTCCTAGTTCTTCTATCTATAGGAACTGAAATAGTTCTGAAATGACCACCCTACCGAAAACGATTTCATATTTTGACTGTGTCTTTTCACCAGGACTTTTTCTACTTCTACCATACGATCTGTATACACaggtaaaaggggaaaaaatgtaactagataagattaaaaaaaaaaaaacagcaaaatcagggagtacattttttattctctagtgcctttaataaaatgaactgaaatttGGATAATGACTCCTATGTCAGTCTTATAAAGtaaaattactcatttttctaGACAACATTTTGGCTAATGAGGCTaacatttctttctgtatttttaaagataaatttaaaattactaattttaataTGTTGGAAGGACATAACTAATTACTTCTCAACTTTTCATTAAACAGTATTCTGTTTCCCAACTTCTTTTGGACTGCTAGTGGCTCCATCAATACTTCATGTTTAtccagttatttatttaattggttaAAAAATGTGTTGATATTTTATGTATAGTGTGAATGGGTTCAAAATTTAACGATCTTGCAgactctcccttctttctcccacaTAAAGTCCTCCTGAGAATTAAacatcatgtaaaaaaaaaaagaaagaaagaaaagaaaaagaaagaaagaaagaaaaatctgtgagtgttaagtttttaaaaaatgattcaacGCTAGGAATCAccaatatttttttgaaaaccagaaattaaaaataaaaactctgtagacaaaagacctcaaaatcACTGGGTCCTAAAGAGTAAATACAAGCATCCACCATCCTTAATCCTCTCCCTCACACTCTGAACCATACTGTCCTATTTTTAGTAAGCACTTGATATCCTACAGTGAATACCTCTTCAGTGTAGTAAATAATATCTAGAGATTGTAAGCGGAAAAACAATTTCATCATTATCACTAGAAGATTTATGTCCACAATTCTTGAATCTGTTAAAGTGCAAAGTTgctctttgtaattttttatatgttGAGAAGCTGCTTTAAAATGTAAAGTCccttaatacattttcttaatcATTGTACTGATAGAATAATTTGAAGCCAAATAAGGATTATAAACACTGAGAAATGGGTTGACTTATTTCTCACATGAAATCATCCATAGAGATCAGACACAATCATCTGCATCTAGAACATGAATCTACTATACCTCCATGTCTTGACACCCAACTTTTATAAGCAATGTGACAGTTGTAGttctttttcaatcttttcaTCTAAGATCCATAAATTtagtgtacttttaattttttttactgtagttGACACCCAATATTCCATGAAtctcagatgtacaacataatgattcaacaactctatacattatgttACGCTCATCACAGTTGCAGTTACCATCTGTCAgtgtaatatttttaagatttatttatttacttacttatttattagagaaagaaagagagatagaaagagagcttGAGCGAACGTggtgggcacagggagagggtaAAAGAAACCCAATCAAGCTGCTCTGCGGTGAGCACCAAGCATAACATAAGgtagggcttgatttcaggaccctgagatcacaacctgagcctgagccaaaaaaaccaagagtcagatgcttaaccaatttcaccacccaggtgtccccaatgTACTTTTTAGTACAACTGCTTTTAGTATATAACACATCCTATGTTAAACTatattattctttatcttttaaactaacatgaataaaatataagtagATACTGGTTTTTTAATACCTTCCACCGGTTAAAAAATCCTAATGTCAATTACTTCTGGAAAATTCtaataatgtttttgaaatctaAAAGTTATTTGGACATTTGGAATCTAAATATCATTTCAGATGCTGCTTGGaggcaattttatttatatacaattcACTGACTGAAATCTGCATTTTGGTCTCAAAGTTCCCCATACTTATCTGGTTACTATTAGTATTCAGACACgtaaaacaagaaaagatctAAATGAAATCACATTTGAGACATAATCAGACTTTCcaaggaaagtaaaaataatcaaagCCTTTGCCATCAATAGGCAGCTATTCAGGGCGATCATCTTTTACGGCTGCCCAATGTAAAAGCAGATTTTGGCAAAATTAGCACTGAAAACTGAATATTATGCTAGTACGCGTAATTCCTGCATGAACATACAATTAAAACCCTTGGATTGGTATATATTATTGCATTTATCAGCCTTTCCATCACAAAAACACGATGGTGGAAGGTTTATAGCAAAGCtataaaaattctgatttgaaaTCTGATAAGCAGGGTTTAGCATAACTCTCTTCTTAATTACAAGTctccaaaaaaaattttcaaaggtaATGAGGACACTTAAGTGCATTTTACATTTGAGCTTCCAAACTGGACCTGCAATTTGAAAAGCCAAGAGACTGTATTTAATACAAAaggtaaattattttgtttttatcaaaaataactGGTAGATTAATACTGAATTTAAGTACTAAAACCACTTTTTATAGGGtgatattatttcattaaattatctttaatataAAGTAGACAAATGTTTAAGTTTTATTATAGATATCTATCTGGGGGCAAGTTCACTCAAAGGTTCCTGAACTTTGCCAACATTCTGGGTGAAGTTAGTCCTAGTTTCTGGTCAGTGACCTCTCTTCCTGTGAATCCTGCACTAAAAAGATTTGCAAAACAAGAATCAGCAGTTCTGACCATTTTGTTTTGACTTTGGGGTTTCTTTGAATCCAAAGCTCAAAACCAGACCTGGCAGAGGAggataaggaaaggaaagaggccaTGCAAACTGACATGAATAAAATaccagagagatggaaaaaactTCAAGTCTCTATAAACCAAAGCCTATAAATTTCCACAAATTTCTCTGTGACCCCAAATTTTTAGTTCTGTGCCTGAAACATGTTCCATAAAGAAATATAAGGAAATGCAAAGAATAGTATGAATGTATTTTTACAAACTCTTTATGGTTAATATTTGGCAGAATCGCACCCTTAATCTTGCAGAAAGCAAGAACTTTTAATGCAAAaccaaaaatttaataaatatgatgGAAATTATCATAATAAAATGACATATGGCTACTTAGTGCTTTATGGTTTTCAAAGCACCACTCACAAACCTCCTCTCATTCGATCCTCCCAAATGGATTTCAAAAGGATCTAGAGTCTCTCTATTAAATTGAGTCATCAGTGTaccatcttaaaaatacattcactCATTGAAATCAGCATGATACTGAGATACCTAAAGAGGGCCAATGGTCACATATAAGCAACACATTACTTTGAAAGATATTATTTCCAAAGATCAAAAGCACCTTAACACACTTTGTGGATGATAAATTGTACAAAAGGCTAGTAGAGTCCCGCTCCCTCAAAGGCCAAATTTTACCACCTACTATTTAGGGCTCTGTGAAAGAGATTTCCACCTGCAGTCAACATACGTAGATGACCTCAAAGCAGCTGTTACAGACAGCTTTTTATAATTTCCAGTCTTCAAAAGGGAGGAAAATATCTAAGAGAATTTGGAAATAGATCAAACAGTTGGTGTACAATAAAAGGCAACAGCATCAAATACATGtgtttgaatgaacaaatgaatggaataTGATTATACAACTATTTTACTGCAGATAATTCTGTGATTTCTCCAAAACTTAGTAAAATCACAAGCTGTATTTGTTACCAATCATATCTTGAACTGATGATATTTAGTCCTGTAGTTTAGTGAAATGTTGGTTATATTTAATCCCACATTTAGTGAAATGTTAGAGAAGCTAGAAATGGTCTCAAGGAGAAAAACCAAATAACTGAATTAGTAGGTCTAGATATAGTAACAATATCTATAATAAGAAGTAGTAATatcggagcgcctgggtggctcagtgggttaagctgctgccttcggctcgggtcatgatctcgggttcctgggatcgagtcccgcatcgggctctctgctcagcagggagcctgcttcctcctctctctgcctgcttctctgcctacttgcgttctctctctgtcaaataaataaataaaatcttttaaaaaaaaagtagtaatatCTATAATCCTATTTATTATATTGCTTACTTATATGACAACTCATGTTCTAAACACTGAGTTAAGTTCTTTCCATGACTATTAGAgttcaaataataattttaggaTATAAACACTATGATTATCCTAGCAGTGATGAGGACAGTATGGAATAGAGAAGTTAAACAACTTTCCCGGCTCAAGCAGCTAACAAAGAGTAAAACTAAGATTTATATCCAGCCAAGGATTTGAGACCAAATTCTTAGGGATTGAGGTTATTTGTGAATGAGTATAtggttattgtttttaaatagaaatgataTGGTAAAAATACATAAGTATTCTTTATCTTTACTGAGGATCAGAAATGTGGACATGGGTTTATCATGTAGTAAAGGGATATAGTTTCTGCAATTTGATTCGTAAGGTGGACTACTGGTGTAAGTTTTTGAAGAGGCCTTGAAATAATCTTCTATGGATATTTTAAAGCCAAAACTTTCCTCTAGTGGTTTCAGGGCAATCCTgccagaagagaagagacaaaattCTTTTGGTGAACATAATGATTATAAACACAAGCTTTGGAATTTGACAGAAGCGGGTTTGAATTGCAAGTACATTACATCATGTTATGGAAGCTAGTACAACTTATTTAGCCTTGCTGACcttcagtttattcatttttaaaataggaataataggagcgcctgggtggctcagtcagttatacatctgcctttggctcagttcatgatcccagggtcctgggatggagccccacattgggctccctcctcagcggggagcctggttctccctctgcctgccactcccccctgcatgtgctttctctctctcaaataaataattttaaaaaataataataaaatagggataataatattaTTCCCCCAGTAGGCCCTTATGAGGATTGACTAAAATATGTATGCATAGTAAATGGTGTATCAGCATTCAGTAAATGGTACCTACTATGAAAATATTCATTGTCTTcagcatcatcaccatcaccatcatatCCCTTCCAATTCTACGGCAACAAAAACTCTATGCAAGGCATCACCTTTAGCACCAATGGTAATATATGAAAGTACAAATTATGTAA
This genomic stretch from Mustela erminea isolate mMusErm1 chromosome 11, mMusErm1.Pri, whole genome shotgun sequence harbors:
- the FERD3L gene encoding fer3-like protein, whose product is MAAQPERCVDASVLDFVADLSLASPGHPLLCDFAPGVPFGDPDLVLREGRRRRLARFEEEDPEEEGEVDEGEEEEEEEEPGRGASPLGRPKRKRVITYAQRQAANIRERKRMFNLNEAFDQLRRKVPTFAYEKRLSRIETLRLAIVYISFMTELLESCEKKDTG